The Porites lutea chromosome 4, jaPorLute2.1, whole genome shotgun sequence genome contains a region encoding:
- the LOC140932854 gene encoding uncharacterized protein → MAAKGSDFTAFVGNEIACPVCLEIFDDPKCLPTCAHNVCLKCLGKIVRQNPRRTKVQCPECRKKSQIPPSGVAAFPTNHLLKRLIENSPIQKERRAFGEAVQRWREQMNEISKDFEKLKEVHAKVFEESKIKMKDQIRAEAKRLAKRIETEEKKLLSQVDASFKEMASQSPFDLKCAEVKQLCRKVSISLDVADETKDENDVKEFQRSKGRCENQCQDSLQSLKAEVTKLQSLHGTTNVNFIPAKVDKCGKILGEISLVKPSKAEPQSSNLPKTGSVIRHIDTEFVPTAVTVSPVSGEIAVLDAESKRVHIFTPAGDPHKQFEIQYGDLKEIAYSKNNDIVVLNQEKNRLLHFDKDGAFIRKFIQAPNASVRFQKMTIDVEGRYVLTSLSDSSGPGIIVYDSERCQKWAFTSDQFRGNKLLAVHHNDNFFVSDGTNTVKVFDHKGKPLREIKNLGDNNGRLVSMALDAVHDSLVCGSDKNSVIVVKSDGRVISTFPMGGSLNAIALCKGCDNLVASFHEKKFIQILSHRE, encoded by the coding sequence ATGGCGGCGAAAGGTTCAGACTTTACTGCTTTTGTAGGTAATGAAATTGCGTGCCCTGTTTGTTTGGAGATATTTGACGACCCTAAGTGCCTTCCTACCTGTGCACACAATGTTTGTCTCAAGTGTCTTGGTAAAATTGTGAGGCAAAATCCAAGGAGGACCAAAGTGCAATGTCCTGAATGTCGCAAGAAGTCTCAGATTCCTCCTTCGGGAGTAGCTGCTTTTCCTACGAACCATTTGTTAAAACGGCTGATTGAGAATTCTCCTATCCAGAAAGAAAGACGTGCTTTTGGTGAAGCCGTTCAACGGTGGAGAGAGCAGATGAATGAAATAAGCAAGGACTTTGAGAAACTCAAAGAGGTACACGCTAAAGTGTTCGAGGAAAGCAAGATTAAAATGAAGGATCAGATAAGAGCTGAGGCAAAACGTTTGGCCAAAAGAATCGAGACGGAAGAGAAGAAGTTGTTGTCTCAGGTTGATGCGAGTTTTAAAGAAATGGCTTCTCAAAGTCCTTTCGATCTGAAATGTGCTGAAGTTAAACAGTTGTGTAGGAAAGTGTCAATCTCTTTGGATGTTGCAGACGAGACAAAGGATGAAAATGATGTTAAAGAATTCCAGAGATCCAAAGGCAGATGCGAAAATCAGTGTCAAGATTCACTGCAGAGCTTAAAAGCAGAGGTCACAAAACTTCAGAGTTTGCATGGAACAACAAATGTGAACTTTATCCCAGCAAAAGTTGACAAATGTGGTAAAATCCTGGGTGAAATTTCCCTTGTTAAACCAAGCAAGGCTGAACCCCAATCGAGTAACTTGCCAAAAACTGGTAGTGTTATCCGTCATATTGACACTGAGTTTGTGCCTACGGCCGTGACAGTGTCACCAGTAAGTGGTGAAATTGCTGTTCTTGATGCAGAAAGTAAACGTGTTCATATATTCACTCCAGCTGGTGATCCACACAAACAGTTTGAAATTCAATATGGTGATCTCAAAGAAATAGCTTATTCCAAAAATAACGATATTGTGGTGCTGAATCAAGAGAAGAACCGCCTCCTTCACTTTGACAAGGATGGGGCATTCATTCGAAAGTTCATTCAGGCTCCAAATGCATCTGTTAGATTTCAGAAGATGACAATTGATGTAGAAGGCCGTTATGTTCTAACCTCTCTTAGTGACTCATCTGGTCCTGGTATTATTGTGTATGATTCTGAAAGATGTCAAAAGTGGGCGTTCACCTCCGATCAATTCAGAGGCAATAAATTACTAGCAGTTCACCATAATGACAACTTTTTTGTCTCAGATGGCACAAACACCGTTAAAGTCTTTGACCATAAAGGAAAGCCTCTCCGTGAAATCAAGAATCTTGGAGACAACAATGGCCGTTTGGTTTCCATGGCACTGGATGCTGTGCATGACAGCCTTGTATGTGGCTCTGACAAGAATTCAGTTATAGTCGTCAAGTCTGATGGCAGAGTTATCTCCACTTTTCCCATGGGCGGAAGTTTGAATGCCATTGCACTGTGCAAAGGGTGTGACAACTTGGTGGCGAGTTTTCACGAGAAGAAATTTATTCAGATTTTGTCCCATAGAGAGTGA